CTAGGAGACGGCCGCGCGGGGATCCGCGGCGGTGGTGTGCTCGGTCGGCTGCGGCGTGGCGCTCAAGACGGTGACGCCGTCGGGCGCCTCGAAGCGATGCCAGCGCCCTTCCGGGACGACGATCAGCATGCCCTGAGACAGCGGGATGGACTGCGGCCCGTCCTCGGTCATGATCGTGAGGGTGGCCGCGCCCTCGAGGACGTGCACCAGCTCGTCGCCCGTGCCGTGCCGC
The Candidatus Methylomirabilota bacterium genome window above contains:
- a CDS encoding cupin domain-containing protein; this encodes MIRAVDVAAELAGLIPLRDRRPDTPADEVRAAFSTLLPFRDGSIFAGRFSGNTAWERHGTGDELVHVLEGAATLTIMTEDGPQSIPLSQGMLIVVPEGRWHRFEAPDGVTVLSATPQPTEHTTAADPRAAVS